The window TGGAGTACACCGAGGAGGCGCTCCGCGAGGTGGCCGATCACGTCACGACGCTGGCCGACGCCGAGGACCTCCCCGCGCACGGCGCCGCCGTTCGAGCGCGGTTCCGATGAGCGCGCCGACGCTGCCCGCGCCCGGGCCGGACGGGCGTTGGGCCGACCGCACCGTGACCCTCGCTGATCTCCCGATCCGGGACGAGCTGCGGGGCTCCGAACCGTACGGCGCACCGCAGCTCGACGTCCCCGTGGCGTTGAACACGAACGAGAACTCGTACCCGGTGCCCGCGGACGTCGTCGAGGCGATCGTGGACGCGGTCCGCACCGAGGCGGCCGGGCTCAACCGGTACCCCGACCGCGAAGCGGTCGCGCTCCGCGAGGACCTGGCCCGCTACATCGCGCACGGGCTCACCGTGCACAACCTCTGGGCCGCGAACGGCTCCAACGAGGTACTGCAGCAGCTGCTGCAGGTGTTCGGCGGCCCCGGACGCACCGCGCTCGGCTTCACCCCCGCGTACTCGATGCACCCGATCCTGAGCACCGGCACCGGCACCGCCTGGATCGACGGCAGGCGCAACGCCGACTTCTCGGTCGACGCCGAGAACGCCGCCGCCGACGTGCGGAAACACGACCCCGACATCGTGTTCCTCTGCTCACCGAACAACCCGACCGGCACCGCGCTCGGCCTCGACGTCGTCGAGGCGGTGCTCGCCGAGTCGCGCGGCATGGTCGTGGTGGACGAGGCCTACGCCGAGTTCGCCCGGCCGGGCACGCCGAGCGCGCTGACGCTGCTCGGCGCGAGCCCGCGGCTGGTCGTCACCCGGACGATGAGCAAGGCGTTCGCGCTTGCCGGTGCCCGTCTCGGTTACCTGGCCGCCGATCCGGCGGTGATCGACGCGGTGCGGCTCGTGCGTCTGCCGTACCACCTCTCCGCGCTCACCCAGGCCGCCGCCAGGGCCGCGCTCGCACACGCGGACGCGCTGCTGGCGACGGTCGAGGCGATCAAGCAGCAGCGCGACCGGATCGTCGACGAGCTGGCCGCCCGCGGTCTGGACGTCGTCCCCAGCGACGCGAACTTCGTGCTGTTCGGCGGCCCCACCGAGAACGGCGGACTAGGTGACCAGAAGGCGGTCTGGCGGCGGGTGCTCGACCGCGGCGTCCTGATCCGGGACGTCGGGCTGCCGGGCTACCTCCGCGTCACCGCAGGCACCCCGGCCGAGACCGACGCGTTCCTCGTGGCGCTGGACGCAGCGCTGGATCAGAAAGGGCAAGCATGAGCCGCACCGGGCGGATCGAACGGGTCACCGGCGAGTCCAAGGTGCTCGTCGAGATCGACCTCGATGGGTCGGGTAAGTGCGACATCTCGACCGGCGTCGGGTTCTACGACCACATGCTGAACCAGCTCGGCAAGCACGGCGGGTTCGACCTGACCGTGCAGACCGTCGGCGACCTGCACATCGACGCGCACCACACGGTCGAGGACACCGCGATCGCACTGGGCCAGGCGTTCAACCAGGCGCTCGGCGACAAGGCGGGCATCCGCCGGTTCGGCGACGCGCTGGTGCCGCTGGACGAGGCGCTGGTCCAGGTCGCGGTCGACCTGGCCGGGCGTCCGTACCTGGTGCACGAGGAGCCGGCGGTGATGGAGGTGGCCCAGATCGGCACCGCGTTTCCGGCGACGCTGGTGCGGCACATCTGGGAGGCGTTCACCCACAACGCGTCGATCGCGCTGCACGTCCTCGTCCGCTCCGGACGCGACCCGCACCACATCGCGGAGTCGCAGTTCAAGGCCGTCGCCCGTGCGCTGCGGGATGCGACCGCGTTCGATCCGCGGGTGACCGGGATCCCGTCGACGAAGGGACGGCTGTCCGGATGAGCCCGCGGGTCGTCGTGCTCGACTACGGGTCGGGCAACCTCCGGTCCGCCGAGCGGGCGCTGGCCCGCGCGGGCGCCGACGTGACCGTGACGCCGGATCTGGACGTGGCCGCGGAGGCCGACGGCCTGGTGGTGCCCGGCGTCGGCGCGTACGCCGCCTGCATGGCTGGGATCGAGAAGCTCGGTGCGCAGGACGTGATCCACGCCCGGGTGGCGGACGGCCGGCCGGTGCTCGGCATCTGCGTCGGCATGCAGGTGCTGTTCGAGTTCGGCGTCGAGCACGGCGTCCGCACCCATGGCCTCGGCGTCTTCCCTGGTGGCGTCACCCGGCTGACCGCCGAGCGCATCCCGCACATGGGGTGGAACACGGTCGAGGTCGGTTCCGGGTCGAACCTGTTCCGCGGTGTCGAGGACGAGCGGTTCTACTTCGTCCACTCGTACGCCGCGCCGCCGACCGGCATCGAGGGCGTGCTCACCACCGCGTCCCACGACGAGCCGTTCCTGGCCGCGATCGAACGCGGTCCGGTCGCCGCGACGCAGTTCCACCCGGAGAAGTCCGGCGACGCGGGTGCTGCGGTGCTCGCGAACTGGGTACGGGAACTGACATGACGACTTCGGAGCTCCGATGACCAGCAAGGCGCGTGCGCTCGCCCGAGCCGCGCGCGAAGCCGAGGCGGAGCGGCTGCGGATCGAGGCGGAGCGGCGTGCCCGTCGACGCGCGATCCTCACGGCGCCGTGGCGCGCGGCCCGGGCGATAGTGCCCCGACGCCGCCCGGAGCCGCACCGCCGAGGCCTGTTCGGCCGTGGCCGTACCGGAAAGATCCGGGCGGCCCGCCGCGACCGGGCCCAGCTGGCGGCGATCGCGACCGGCCTGATCGTCCTGCTGCTCGTCGTATGGGTCACGATCGACTCGTGGGCGATGCGGATCGGCGCGACCGTGCTCGCGTTACTGCTGACCCCTGTCCTGCTCGCCCTGACCAGATCTGATTACTCCCGGAGTGTGCACCGATCATGACTAGGCTCGAGCTGCTTCCCGCGGTCGACGTCGCCGATGGCCAGGCAGTCCGATTGGTGCAGGGGGAGGCGGGCAGCGAGACCTCTTACGGGGACCCGCTGGAGGCCGCGCTCACCTGGCAGCGCGACGGCGCGGAGTGGATCCACCTGGTGGACCTCGATGCGGCGTTCGGACGCGGATCCAACGCGGCGCAGCTGGCTTCCGTCGTCGCGGCGGTGGACGTGAAGGTCGAGCTGTCCGGCGGCATCCGGGACGACGCGTCGCTGCGGGCCGCACTGGCTACCGGCTGCACGCGGGTGAACATCGGCACTGCCGCGCTGGAGGACCCGGAGTGGTGCGCGAAAGCCATCGCCGAGCACGGTGACCGGATCGCGGTCGGCCTGGACGTCCGCGGCACGACGCTGGCGGCGCGCGGCTGGACCCGCGACGGTGGTGAGCTTTTCGAGGTGCTGGCTCGCCTGGACTCCGAGGGCTGCTCGCGGTACGTGGTCACCGACGTCCGCCGGGACGGCACGCTGACCGGCCCGAACGTCGAGCTGCTCAAGCAGGTGTGCGCCGCCACCGACCGGCCGGTGGTCGCGTCCGGTGGGGTGTCCACGCTGGACGACCTGCGTGAGCTGGCGACGCTGGTGCCGCTCGGCGTCGAGGGCGCGATCGTCGGCAAGGCGCTCTACGCCGGGGCGTTCACGCTGCCCGAGGCGCTCGCGGCGGTGGCCGAGTGACCGTAGCCGTGCGGGTGATCCCGTGTCTCGACGTCGACAAGGGCCGGGTCGTGAAGGGTGTCAACTTCACCCGGCTGCGGGACGCGGGTGACCCGGTCGAGCTGGCGCGGGCGTACGACGCGGCCGGCGCCGACGAGCTGACGTTCCTCGACATCACCGCGTCGTCCTCGGGGCGGGAGACCACCTACGACGTGGTGCGCCGCACCGCGGAGACCGTGTTCATCCCGCTCACGGTCGGGGGTGGGGTCCGCACCACGGCGGACGTGGACGCGCTGCTCCGGGCCGGTGCGGACAAGGTCGGGATCAACACCGCGGCGATCGCGCGGCCGGAGCTGCTGCGGGAGGCCGCCGAGCGGTTCGGTTCGCAGTGCGTCGTGCTCTCGGTGGACGCCCGGCGGGTGGTCGACGGCCCGCCGACGCCGAGCGGCTTCGAAGTGACGACGCACGGCGGACGCCGGGGGACCGGCATCGACGCGGTGGAGTGGGCAGCGCGCGGCCAGGAGTACGGGGTCGGCGAGATCCTGCTCAACTCGATGGACGGCGACGGGACCAAGGACGGATACGACCTGCCGCTGATCACCGCGGTGCGGGCGGTCGTGGACGTCCCGGTGATCGCCAGCGGCGGCGCCGGCGCGCTGGAGCACTTCCCGCCCGCGATCGAGGCCGGCGCCGACGCGGTACTCGCCGCCAGCGTCTTCCACTTCGGCGAATTGACGATCGGCGAGGTCAAAGCCACCCTGCGCACCTCCGGCGCCCCCGTCCGCTAACGCCGAAGGCCCCGGCGCAGCCGGGGCCTTCGGGGTTCGAGCGCCGTCAGGCGCGAGCGTTCTGACGTGGAGCCCGCCCAGGACGAGCCTGGCAGTCGAGCGCGAGGACGCCGCGACCTTGGCCTTGGCGTCTCAAGTCCTCGCGCTCGCCTGTCAGGCTCGCCCCCTGGGCGGGCCGCCCAAATTAGAGCTGGAGGAGGCGGCCTATTACCTCGCGGTGGCGGAGCAGGGCTACGCGGAGGTCCTCGGTGCCGTCGGCGGCCTCGGCGGCGTCGGTGACCGAGCGGCGGAGCTTCTCCAGGCCACGCCCGATCGCCGCGATCGAGTCCTCCAGCACGACGCTGGCTTCCCGCACCGCGCTCTCCGGGTCGTCGACGAACGCCGACTGCACCCCGAACCACCGCTCGCGCACGGTCGCCGCGTACTCGGCGTCCAGCAGCGGCTGGACGTCCGGCCGCGCCGCGGGCGTCGCACCGTCACGGCCACCGTTCAGCCCGGACCGCCCGCCGCTCGCCGGCCGCCCCGCCGGGACCAGGCCCGCGGTGCTGCTGTCGGTGCTGCTGGTGCTGCTGGCGGTGGTGCCGCTTCCGAACGTCGGGTTCGTGCTGCCGGCGCCGGTCGTCGTCGCACCGGTGCTCGACCCGGTCGGAGGGGTCGTCGAGCTCGGCGTGCTCGTCGTGCTGGACGACGAGCCGGAGCCGGTCGGCGTGGTGCTGCTCGCGGGCGTACCGGACGTACGCGGGGCGGGCGTCGCCGGGGGCGTGGTGCGGGCGCTGTCGCCGCTCCGGTCGCTCGTGTCGACGTCTGACTGCACTCGGGACTCCTGTCCTTTGCTCCGTTGAAGGGCCGCCCAGAGGTTGTCGACGACCTCTTCGGCCGACTGACCCGCCGGGTCCGACCCGGTGGACGCGGCCGGCGTTTGCCGCCACGGAGGCGTGTTGTCTGCGCCGGATCGGTCGCCGGCGGCGCCAGGGTACGCGGAGTCGGATCCGCTCCCTGGGGTCGAGGGGGGTGGCACGGTGCCCGCCGTGGACGTCGTGCCTGCCGGTCCGGGCGCTGCCACGGACGGGGCGGCGGACGCGGTCGGCCGGGAACGGTCACCGGGGTGCATCTGAAGGTCCTCTCCTCATGACGGGACCGCGAGGCTCCGGGCATCGGCGTGACAGCGCCCGCGCAGGCCTCGGGTAACCGCGGGGCGACGGTAGCGTCCGTGAGCACGGGGCCCTGCGGCGGCTCCGGCGAACCCCCCGGATCGCCGGTACCAGAAGCGCACGTTACCAGCAGGCACTTGAGTGAATTCTGTTTTCCCAGCTACCGCACGATGTCACAGCCGTGCGGCGCCGGTCAGACGCCGAGATCCGCGGCGCGCAGCTGGTCGGCGGCTGCGGCGTCACCCTCGATCGTCACCCGGCTGTGCTGCTGCCTGCCGTAGCAGAACAGGATCAGCTCGGCCGGCTCGCCGGTCACCACGACCATCGGCTCGCCGGCCTTGGCGACCCGCTCGCCGATCCCCGGCGCGGCCAGCGTGACGCCGGACGACGCGGACCGGAGCAAGATCCGGGCCATGCCGAGCGTCCGCCACAGTGCTTTCTGGACGCCGGCCGACAACGCACGCGGTTCCCAACCGTCCTGGGCCCGCCGTACGTCCTCGTGATGTACGAACATCTCCACCGAGTTGGCGAGCCCGTCGACGCCGGGCAGCCCGAACGGGCTCCACCGGGGCGGGCCGGACCGCAGGTCGCGGATCAGCCCCGCGTACCCGCGTTCGTGCAGGGCGCCCAGCCGGACGCGCTCGGTCCAGCCGGCGAACGCGCCGAGTCGGATGCCGGGGGTGCTGTCCGGACGACGCTCGCGCACGACCAGGTGTGCGGCCAGGTCAGCGGTGGTCCAGCCGGAACAGAGCGTCGGGGCGTCCGGACCGATGGCCTCGAACAAGTCGGCGAGTTCGGCACGCTCGGACTGCGCGATCGTCGGCATGGTCCGAGCGTAGGACGTGTTCACCGCGGCGGCAGGCCGAGTGGTTCGGTCAAGTATCGCTGAATCGTGGGACCGATACCGGCGACGATCTCGTCCGGAGTGGCCTCGACCATCGCGGGCAGCTTGAGCAGGTACCGGGTCATCACCAACCCGGCCACCTGGGAGGCGACCATGCCGGTTCGCAGCTCCGGCCGGTCGGCGTCGATGGCCTTCATGACCGTGCCGAAGATCGCGGTGGACGCGAACTCGCGGAACATCACCGCGGCCCGCTCATGGGTCATCGCGCTGCGCAGCAACGCGGCGAACGGGTTCTGATCGCCCATGTTGTCCCAGATCGAGAGCAACATCCGGACCAGCCGTTCGCCCAATCCGTCGAGACCGGGCGCGATCAGGCCCGGGAGCACCTCGGTCGGATCGAACGGCAGCTCCATCGTCGCGACGAAGAGGTGCTCCTTCGTCCCAAAGTAGTGGTGCACGAGGGCGGGGTCGACGCCCGCCTTCCCGGCGATCGCGCGGATCGTGGCGCCGTCGTACCCGGATTCGGTGAACGCGGCCCGGGCGGCGTCGAGGATCGCCTGCTGCGTCCCCGAGCCGCCGCCCGGCCGTCGTCCGGTTCGTGCCACGTCAGGCGGTCCGCCGCCGCAAAGTGGCCGCCGCCAGCGCCAGCGCCAGCACCGTCGCGCCGACGACGATCGCGAGGTCGCCGATCAGCGCGCTGGTCACCTCGCTGTTGTTCTGCACCTCGTTGAGGGCGTCGACGGCGTAGCTCATCGGCAACACGTTACTGATCGCCTCCAGCCAGTCGGCCATCGCATCCCGGGGTGTCAGCAGGCCGCACAGCAGAACCTGCGGCAGGACGAACGCCGGCATGAACTGCACCGCCTGGAACTCGGTGCGGGCGAACGCGCTGACCCACAGGCCGAGCGCCATGCCGAGGATCGCGTCGGCCACCGCGACCAGGACCAGCAGCCCGACCGATCCCTGTGTCGTCAGGTCGAGCAGCCAGTACGCGGTCGCACACGCGACCGTCGCCTGCGCCGCGGCGGCGACCGCGAACGCGATGCCGTAGCCGAGCAGCAGGTCCGCTTTTGCCATCGGCGTGGTCAGCAGGCGTTCGAGCGTGCCCGACGTGCGTTCCCGCAGCATGGCCACGCTGGTCAGCAGGAACATCACGATGAACGGGAACACTCCGAGCAGCGCGGGGGCGATCCGGTTGAACAGCACCTGGTCGTCGAAGACGTAGCGCAGCAGCACCATGAGGAGGCTCGGTACGACCAGGAGCATCGCTACCGTGCGCCGGTCGCGGACGAGCTGGGTGAGCACCCTCTTGGCGGTGGCGCCGGTGCTACGGACGGATAGCACCCGTACGGCCGGGCGGGCGGACAGCGTCGCGGTGGCCATCACGCCACCTCCGTCGCGGTCTTCTCGGAGTTCGCCCGGATGATCCGGAGGAACGCCTCCTCGAGGTCGTCGGTACCGGTATCGGCGCGGAGTGCGGCGGGCTCCGCGTCGGCGACGAACCGGCCGTCGCGCATGAGCAGCAGGCGGTCGCACTTGCCTGCTTCGTCCATCACATGGCTGGAGACGACGAGCAGCGTGCCGTCGGCGGCGAGCTGGTGGAACTGCTGCCACAGGTCCTGCCTGAGCACCGGATCCTGGCCGACGGTCGGTTCGTCGAGGACCAGGACCTCAGGGCGCCCGAGCAGCGCGCACGCCAGCGAGGCCCGGGCGTGCTGGCCGCCGGAGAGCGCGCCGACCAGCTGATCCGCGTGCGTCGCGAGCCCGACGTCGGCGATCGCCTGATCGGCTGCCGCGTGCCCCACGCCGAGGACGGCGGCGAAGTAGCGCGTGTTCTCCCGGACCGTGAGGTCCCCGTAGACCGAGGGTTGCTGGGTGAGGTAGCCGACGCGACGCCGCAGGGGCGCGCTGCCCGCGGGCTCGCCCAGCACGGTGACGGTGCCGGACCGGATCTTCTGCACACCCACCAGGCACCGCATCAGCGTCGTCTTGCCGCAGCCGCTCGGGCCGAGCAGCCCGATGACCGTTCCGGACGGCGCCGAGAAGTTCACACCATGCAATACCCGACGTTTTCCGCGCTCGACGACGAGGTCGCTGACCGCTACCGCCGCCTCCATGGCTCCTCCTGAAAGTCATCGGCTGTTGAATTCAACGGTAGTGGAAATATGCGCCGCGCGGAAGAGCTGGACCTAAGATGGTGGGGTGACCGCACCCGTTCGCCCCTCGCAGCTCGACCCTTCGATCGCCGCACAGCTCAAGCGCGACGCGCACGGCCTGGTGACGGCGGTGGTCCAGCAGCACGACACCCGCGAGGTGCTGATGGTCGGCTGGATGGACGACGAGGCGCTGCACCGCACGCTCACCACCGGCCGGGCCACGTACTGGTCGCGGAGCCGCAGCGAGTACTGGGTGAAGGGCGAGACGTCCGGGCACCGGCAGTGGGTGCGGTCGGTCGCGCTCGACTGCGACGGCGACACGCTGCTCGTCACCGTCGATCAGGAGGGCGCGGCCTGCCACACCGGCGACCACACCTGCTTCGACGCCCGGGTGCTGCTACGGGCGCCACTCGACGAGTAGGACCGTCGCGTCGTCCTGTAGGTGTCCGTGCTGGTGGTCGAGGATCGTCCGGATCAACCGGCGTAGCGTCTCGGGCGGCGGTAGCTGATCGGCCTCCCGCCGGATCACGAAGTCGACCAGCCGGTCGAGGCCGAACTCCGCGCCCTCGGCGTCCCGCGCCTCGGTGACGCCGTCGGTGTAGAAGAGCAGCCGGTCGCCGGGCTCGAGCTGCACGGTCCCGAGCTCGGTCGGCCGGTGGACGCCGATCCCCATCGGCAGGCCCGGCTTGATCTCGAGCGTCTTCACCCACTTGCCGTCCCGGAGCAGCACGGGCGGCGGATGCCCACGCAGCACCCACTGCAGCCCGCCGGTGCCCGCGTCGAAGTGGGCGAGCACCCCGGTTACCAGCTCCGGCGGTCCGAACCGTGCGGCCACCGTCCGGTCGATCGTGTCGCCCAGCTCCACCAGGTCCAGGCCGGCCCGGCGTCCCCGCCGGTAGGCCGCTGCGGCCAGGCCGACCACGACGGCCGAGTTCAGGTCGTGCCCTGCCGCATCGAACAACGCCAGGTGGACGCCGTCATCAACGATGCCGTAGTCGAACGTGTCACCGGCCACCTGGTACGCGGGCTCCAGTGCGCCGGTGACCACGATGCGCTCGGTAGAGAACGTCAGCGGCGGGAGCAGTCCCCACTGCATCTCGGCGGACAGGCTCATGTCGTCCCGCCGGGTCAGCTCGACCAGCGTGTCGCTGTAGGCCCGCTTGCTCACGACCAGCAACGCCACGAGCGACGCCAGGCGGCGAGCACGGCGGCCGAGCACCGGGTCGAGCCGGTGGCGGGCGTCGGCGTCCACGGTCAGCCGTAACACGCCGAGCCGTTCGGTGCCGTCCAGCAGCGGCAGCCAGATCTGGCACCGTCCGTCCGGGATCGGCACCGTCCGCACCTGGTTCCGCCGGAACACCCGGCCGACCGCCGTCGTGTCGACCGGCAGCCGCTCGTCCGGTTCGATCGGCGGGCGGATCCGGCCACGCGGCACCCGGACCAGGTTCACCTGCTGCAGATCGGCGAGGTAGAGCACCGGATCGTGCAACCCGACCGGCGCCGCGTGGGTCGCGATCAGGTCGATCAGATCCTCCGGATGGCACCGGTGGGATCCCTGTAGTAAGCCGTCGAACATCTCCTCGCTCACGGCGCTCCTTCCCGGTGCCTCCGTCGGGGGATTACCCGGCTGCTCAGAAATCGCACGTCGGCCACAATGGGGTCGTGACTACTGGCACCGACGGCACGTTCAGCCCCGACCGCGACGAGTTCGCCCGCCTGGTCCGCGACCGGCGGGTAGTTCCGGTGACCCGACGACTACTCGCCGACGGCGAGACCCCGGTCGGGCTCTACCGCAAGCTGGCCGGAGGACCGGGCACCTTCCTGCTCGAGTCCGCCGAGCACGGCGGCGTCTGGTCGCGCTACTCGTTCGTCGGCGTGCGCAGCGTAGCGACGTTGACCAGCCGCAACGGATCCGCCTTCTGGCTGGGCGACCCGCCGCCCGGCGTGCCGGTCGACGGTGATCCGCTCGCCGTGCTGGGCGAGGTGGTGCAGGCGCTGGCGTCGCCGGTGCGGCCCGGCCTCCCGACGCTGACCGGCGGCATGGTGGGCTACCTGGCGTACGACATCGTCCGGCGGATCGAGAAGCTGCCGAGCAACGGCATCGACGACCTGGAACTGCCCGAGCTGGGCATGATGCTCGCGACCGACCTCGCCGCGCTCGACCACACCGACGGTTCGCTGCTGCTGATCGCCAACGCGATCGTCCCCGCCGACGCGTCGCCGGACGAGGTGAACGAGGCCTACTTCCGCGCCGTCGGCCGGCTGGAGTCGATGACGACCGCGCTGTCCCGGCCGACGCCGCACGGCGTCTCGACGATGAACCGGGTGC is drawn from Cryptosporangium aurantiacum and contains these coding sequences:
- the hisF gene encoding imidazole glycerol phosphate synthase subunit HisF, which encodes MTVAVRVIPCLDVDKGRVVKGVNFTRLRDAGDPVELARAYDAAGADELTFLDITASSSGRETTYDVVRRTAETVFIPLTVGGGVRTTADVDALLRAGADKVGINTAAIARPELLREAAERFGSQCVVLSVDARRVVDGPPTPSGFEVTTHGGRRGTGIDAVEWAARGQEYGVGEILLNSMDGDGTKDGYDLPLITAVRAVVDVPVIASGGAGALEHFPPAIEAGADAVLAASVFHFGELTIGEVKATLRTSGAPVR
- the hisB gene encoding imidazoleglycerol-phosphate dehydratase HisB: MSRTGRIERVTGESKVLVEIDLDGSGKCDISTGVGFYDHMLNQLGKHGGFDLTVQTVGDLHIDAHHTVEDTAIALGQAFNQALGDKAGIRRFGDALVPLDEALVQVAVDLAGRPYLVHEEPAVMEVAQIGTAFPATLVRHIWEAFTHNASIALHVLVRSGRDPHHIAESQFKAVARALRDATAFDPRVTGIPSTKGRLSG
- the priA gene encoding bifunctional 1-(5-phosphoribosyl)-5-((5-phosphoribosylamino)methylideneamino)imidazole-4-carboxamide isomerase/phosphoribosylanthranilate isomerase PriA, translated to MTRLELLPAVDVADGQAVRLVQGEAGSETSYGDPLEAALTWQRDGAEWIHLVDLDAAFGRGSNAAQLASVVAAVDVKVELSGGIRDDASLRAALATGCTRVNIGTAALEDPEWCAKAIAEHGDRIAVGLDVRGTTLAARGWTRDGGELFEVLARLDSEGCSRYVVTDVRRDGTLTGPNVELLKQVCAATDRPVVASGGVSTLDDLRELATLVPLGVEGAIVGKALYAGAFTLPEALAAVAE
- a CDS encoding PP2C family protein-serine/threonine phosphatase, which translates into the protein MSEEMFDGLLQGSHRCHPEDLIDLIATHAAPVGLHDPVLYLADLQQVNLVRVPRGRIRPPIEPDERLPVDTTAVGRVFRRNQVRTVPIPDGRCQIWLPLLDGTERLGVLRLTVDADARHRLDPVLGRRARRLASLVALLVVSKRAYSDTLVELTRRDDMSLSAEMQWGLLPPLTFSTERIVVTGALEPAYQVAGDTFDYGIVDDGVHLALFDAAGHDLNSAVVVGLAAAAYRRGRRAGLDLVELGDTIDRTVAARFGPPELVTGVLAHFDAGTGGLQWVLRGHPPPVLLRDGKWVKTLEIKPGLPMGIGVHRPTELGTVQLEPGDRLLFYTDGVTEARDAEGAEFGLDRLVDFVIRREADQLPPPETLRRLIRTILDHQHGHLQDDATVLLVEWRP
- a CDS encoding histidinol-phosphate transaminase yields the protein MSAPTLPAPGPDGRWADRTVTLADLPIRDELRGSEPYGAPQLDVPVALNTNENSYPVPADVVEAIVDAVRTEAAGLNRYPDREAVALREDLARYIAHGLTVHNLWAANGSNEVLQQLLQVFGGPGRTALGFTPAYSMHPILSTGTGTAWIDGRRNADFSVDAENAAADVRKHDPDIVFLCSPNNPTGTALGLDVVEAVLAESRGMVVVDEAYAEFARPGTPSALTLLGASPRLVVTRTMSKAFALAGARLGYLAADPAVIDAVRLVRLPYHLSALTQAAARAALAHADALLATVEAIKQQRDRIVDELAARGLDVVPSDANFVLFGGPTENGGLGDQKAVWRRVLDRGVLIRDVGLPGYLRVTAGTPAETDAFLVALDAALDQKGQA
- a CDS encoding ABC transporter permease, with product MATATLSARPAVRVLSVRSTGATAKRVLTQLVRDRRTVAMLLVVPSLLMVLLRYVFDDQVLFNRIAPALLGVFPFIVMFLLTSVAMLRERTSGTLERLLTTPMAKADLLLGYGIAFAVAAAAQATVACATAYWLLDLTTQGSVGLLVLVAVADAILGMALGLWVSAFARTEFQAVQFMPAFVLPQVLLCGLLTPRDAMADWLEAISNVLPMSYAVDALNEVQNNSEVTSALIGDLAIVVGATVLALALAAATLRRRTA
- the hisH gene encoding imidazole glycerol phosphate synthase subunit HisH — encoded protein: MSPRVVVLDYGSGNLRSAERALARAGADVTVTPDLDVAAEADGLVVPGVGAYAACMAGIEKLGAQDVIHARVADGRPVLGICVGMQVLFEFGVEHGVRTHGLGVFPGGVTRLTAERIPHMGWNTVEVGSGSNLFRGVEDERFYFVHSYAAPPTGIEGVLTTASHDEPFLAAIERGPVAATQFHPEKSGDAGAAVLANWVRELT
- the hisI gene encoding phosphoribosyl-AMP cyclohydrolase — encoded protein: MTAPVRPSQLDPSIAAQLKRDAHGLVTAVVQQHDTREVLMVGWMDDEALHRTLTTGRATYWSRSRSEYWVKGETSGHRQWVRSVALDCDGDTLLVTVDQEGAACHTGDHTCFDARVLLRAPLDE
- a CDS encoding TetR family transcriptional regulator, producing MARTGRRPGGGSGTQQAILDAARAAFTESGYDGATIRAIAGKAGVDPALVHHYFGTKEHLFVATMELPFDPTEVLPGLIAPGLDGLGERLVRMLLSIWDNMGDQNPFAALLRSAMTHERAAVMFREFASTAIFGTVMKAIDADRPELRTGMVASQVAGLVMTRYLLKLPAMVEATPDEIVAGIGPTIQRYLTEPLGLPPR
- a CDS encoding TIGR03085 family metal-binding protein is translated as MPTIAQSERAELADLFEAIGPDAPTLCSGWTTADLAAHLVVRERRPDSTPGIRLGAFAGWTERVRLGALHERGYAGLIRDLRSGPPRWSPFGLPGVDGLANSVEMFVHHEDVRRAQDGWEPRALSAGVQKALWRTLGMARILLRSASSGVTLAAPGIGERVAKAGEPMVVVTGEPAELILFCYGRQQHSRVTIEGDAAAADQLRAADLGV
- a CDS encoding ABC transporter ATP-binding protein, producing MEAAVAVSDLVVERGKRRVLHGVNFSAPSGTVIGLLGPSGCGKTTLMRCLVGVQKIRSGTVTVLGEPAGSAPLRRRVGYLTQQPSVYGDLTVRENTRYFAAVLGVGHAAADQAIADVGLATHADQLVGALSGGQHARASLACALLGRPEVLVLDEPTVGQDPVLRQDLWQQFHQLAADGTLLVVSSHVMDEAGKCDRLLLMRDGRFVADAEPAALRADTGTDDLEEAFLRIIRANSEKTATEVA